GATGTTATCCGCCATGCTAGAATAATTTCTTTAGTCACTTCCTAATCTCATAACTAGTGTTGATCAGATATTGAACCTTGAAAGGACGCGTCTTTATGATTAATAACATCTCAGAAATCACGATTTTCTCAGACATTCCTGAGGATGAGTTACAGCATATAACCCCTCTGCTTAAGGAACGTCATTTCAAAAAGAACCATATTCTTATGTTTGAGAATGACGAAAGTGAAGAGGTTTATCTCCTTCGCTCAGGCATGGTCAAGATTTATCGCATGTATGAAGGGAAGGAAGTCGTGCTGAGTATTATGATCGCTGGTGATATCACAGGAGAAGTAGAAGCCTTGTCCAGCGACAATCATCGAATTTCATCTATTGAAGCTCTAGAAAATGTTTCAGTCTGGCAGATGTCCAAGCAAGATTTCCTACACATTGTTGATAAATATCCTTCGGTGCTACGAAACGCTTACAAAATTCTTGTTGAGCGCACCCGTATGCTCAATCGTATGATTCGCTATTTGACCTTCTATGACGTACGTGGAAAAGTCGCTAATCTCATCATGGATCTCTACTATAACTTTGGAACCAATAATGATAACGTTTACAAAATTGACTTAAAAATTAATCAATCCTTACTCGCTAATATGCTTGGAGTCACTAGAGAATCGATATCCAAAACACTAGGTGATTTTCAAGATGAAGGACTGATCGACATTCGTGATAAACACTTTTACCTCCTAGATATGGATTTGTTAGAATCCATTTGTAATGAAACCGAGGAGTTCCCAACGCTTCGTAAGTGGTATAACAGTTAGCTATTTCATGCACTCAATATAACAAATGATAGCGCTTCACTTCCGTTAGCACGCTAACGGTTATTTTGTGAACTAGTTCTCAAAAGCGAGGTTATCCCTTTAACATAACGTGGATTTGTATTGTGCTATGATTTTCGTGTAAACGTTTTCGAATACACTATACGAACTACTGGAGGGAATTCACATGAGTTTTCATATTGAAGCAAAAGTTGGCGAAATTGCAGAATCAGTCTTACTACCTGGCGATCCTTTACGCGCAAAATATATTGCCGAGACCTTCCTAGAAGGTGTCGTCTGTTACAACAATGTACGTGGCATGTTAGGCTTCACAGGAACATATAAAGGAAACCGCGTATCGATTCAAGGCACGGGAATGGGTATGCCTTCTGCATCCATTTATATCCATGAATTGATCAACGATTATGGCGCAAAAAATCTTGTTCGTATTGGAACATGTGGTGCCATTCAGCATGATGTAAAAATTCGCGATGTGATTATTGCACAAGCAGCGGCTACGAATTCAGCTATCATTCGCAACGATTTCCCAGGATACGACTTCCCACAGATTGGGAACTTTGACTTAATCAAAACAGCTCATGAAGCCGGAACAGATAAGGGTCTTAATCTTCGCGTAGGAAATGTACTTTCTTCTGATATTTTCTACACCGACGATAAAGATACATTCACCAAGCTTGGCCAACATGGCGTATTAGCAGTAGAGATGGAAACAGCAGCACTTTATTATTTAACTAACAAATTCGGTGTAAAAGGCTTGGGTCTCCTAACGGTTAGTGATCATATTCTCACAGGTGAACAGACGACTGCACAAGAGAGACAAACCACTTTCAACGACATGATCGAAGTCGCTTTAGAAACTGTAGCCAAATAGAACGAGTTCCACAGAAACAGGGCAGGTAGAAATTCTACCTGCCCTGTTAAACGTATTTAGTAAGCTTACTCAATTCTTCTCACTTATTCGTTACTTCTACACGCTGCCTATATTCACCAGGCGCTGCACCCGCCCACTTCCTGAAAGCAGACTGGAAGGCGCTTGGCTCAGAGAAATGGAGAAGGTACGCAATTTCAGATATGGTATATTCTGGTTTAGCCAGATACCGGAGCGCCAGCTCCTTCCGGACCTCATTTGCCAAGCGATTATACGATGTATTCTCCCCCTTCAGCCTAGCTTGTAGGGTCCTTACACTCATCCGCATATGCTTAGAGGCATCCTGTAGAGTCGGGAAATGTGTCGGCATACATTCAATGATCCACCTGTATAACTCCCCTGTTAACACAGAGCCCTGAGTAAGCTTGGTTCTTACCTCCTCAGCAATAGCTTCAAAGATCCCCAGCAGACGTGTATCCGCACTTAGAACAGGATAATCCAGAATCTCTACGCTAAACCGTAGCGTATTGGCGTTCTGATTGAACTGCGGCACAACCCCAAATACGGCTACATATTCCTCTATCCGCGGCGGCTGACCATGCATAAATTGGACGTCCTTGACGGGAATCGCTTTACAGCTTAGCCCCAGCAGTGTCTGGTAAAAAGACACCGTCAATTCCTCTATGCAATGCCTGCTCGGAGCTGTGAGTGAATTGTTGAGAAACAGAGAGATGAGGATATCCTGCCCTTGCACCTCAATATCTGCGTTGAAGCCGCTGCAGACGATAAAGTTGTATTTCTGATACGCGGAGAGCGCCTTACCGATCGTCTTGGAGTGCAGCATAACATAACCCAGAACGCCTAAATCCGAAATATTCATACGCTGCCCCTGGTGCAGACCGAACAGCTCATCCTCTGTATATAGAGCAGCAGCTTTAACTATACGTTCAAAATCATCCTCCGTAATACGCGCTTCAGCGTTGTAAAGAAGTTTTGAGTCGATAGCAGCATATTCGCAGAAAGCATCCCAATCATAACCGCTCTGCGCCATCGTTTTCATCATGGGAAACAGAAGAGACACGGACACGCCATGACTATTCAACCGAGATTCCTCCTCCATTTGCACAAAAGAACAAGATTTTCGCGCTTTTCATCATTTGTACCTCTGTGTTTCAGGCTTATGATTGTATTATACCCATCAATCTTATCACGGGCACCTCCCATCGTAGAGAGGTGGAACACGATTCGTCGTGCGATAACATGAAGAACACCAAGGAGGAACACCGTTGAATAAAAATATTGCCATAATCATAGGACATCCCAATCCAAAAAGCTACTGCAACGCCTTAGCTACAGCCTACACTAAAGGCGCTACCGCCAGCGGCGCAAATATCCGTACCATCGACCTTGGCCGGATCAACTTTGAGCCTAATTTGAAATACGGATACCAAAAGCGAACTGAGCTGGAGCCCGATTTGCTTGCCGCGCAAGAGACGATCCGCTGGGCAGATCATCTGGTATTCGTCTACCCCACTTGGTGGGGCACCATGCCGGCAATCTTGAAGGGTTTCATTGACCGAGTGTTTCTGCCGGGCTATGCTTTCAAAACCAAGCCTAATTCTGTCATGATTGAGAAATTATTAAAAGGCAAAACGGCACGCCTCATCGTGACGATGGATTCCCCACCTTGGTATTACCGTTTAGCGCTTAAACGGGCCGGACACCACATCATGAAGCGCGGCATCCTGCAATTCTGCGGCATAAATCCGGTACGAATTACTGAGATTGGTACAGTGAAAACCTCATCTGTAGAAGTGCGGGAGAAGTGGCTGCGGAAGATTGAGGCGTTGGGGAGTAAAGGGGCGTAAAGCAATTAACATAGTATTAAAGGATAGCGGAGGAATTCCTTCTTCTTTTTCAAAGATTCTAATAGAAAGTCCCTGTTTCGCTGCAATATGCAGACATAACAGGGACTTTTCAACGGTCCACGGTTGAAAAGTCTGTTAGGGATCATAAACCGCCGCGATGAATATATCGACCATAACAGACCTGTCCAGAGGCTAAATGTGGCTTACCATATAAGAAGCAAGCGAAACGATAATGTGCTCGTATTAGAAACCATTGCTAAAGCCTCTACAAAAAACGAGGGACGTGACTGGATTGATCGTTCATAGCGATCAATCCAGTCACGTCCTAACAAAAAAATAGACACAGTCAAAAGACTGCACCTATGACTCTATTCATTTACTTAAATAACACTTTGTCTACATTGTATTTGGCCTTGAGTTCATTAACAATATACGTTTCGTAGATTTCTCTATGAACAGGGTCCCCAATAAGACAAACATCAATTTTAGTAACTTCATCTCTATTCATTTTGATCACGGATACCGTATCTTCAAAATGTTTTTTTATTCTTGGTCTAAGCTTTCTTGCCTTACCCACGAACAATAATTCATCATTGTCGTTGTAAAACATGAAAATACCACCCATATCTCTAGGAATCAGGTGAAAATCTGTAAATCCGTAAATATGACTTAGCTCAGGATTCTCCTGCTTGGTAATCGTAACATCAGGTGTTGGAATCGTTATGTTTATCACTATAGCTCACTTCCTCTTTCTATATAGGAGTAAATACTATCACAAATCTTAATGTAACACCATTTTCTATCTCACTGTTAAACGTATTGCATATGGCGCATACTAAACACATTGCTATCTCTAATGAGAAGGCCTCAAACTTCGTAGGCAGACCCATACAATATTTCCCGTAGTCGCAAATACACCGAGCTCTAAACTTTACATCTTTATCCTTAATATCGACAAATTTTAAAGATGCCATGCTTTGTTTGCCCAATCAGGGTGAAATAAAGTGAGCGCTGTGCTACAATATTGGAATTGCAAAAAGCAATCATTTAGGGAGGTCTATTGAATCTTCATGCTCATTATAGGTATCGCTGGCGGCACCGGCTCGGGCAAGACAACGGTAGCCCGCTCCGTTATAGACCGACTTGGCTCGGGTAAAGTAACTTTCATATCTCAGGATAACTACTATAAGGATCAATCGTATCTCAGTATGACAGAACGCGAATCGATCAATTATGATCATCCGTTTGCTTTTGACAACGAGCTACTCATTGAACACCTTAAGACTCTTAAAGAAGGCCACACCGCACACGCCCCGGTATATGACTTCACGGTTCATGCCCGTTCTACTGTCGACACAGTAGAGCTAGTTCCTAACCATATTGTTATTCTCGAAGGTCTTCATGTGCTATCCGATGAAAAACTCCGGAATCTACTCCACATCAAGGTATTCGTTGATACCGACCCCGATGTACGTATACTCCGTCGGGTGCTCCGGGATATTGAGGAACGCGGTCGAACTATTCAATCGATTCACCAACAATATTTAAAGACGGTAAAACCAATGCATGATGCGTTTATCGAGCCTTCCAAGAAATATGCTGACCTAATCATCCCTGAAGGCGGGGAGAATGAAGTCGGTATTCAAGTGCTGTCCATCTTGACCGAGAAATACTTGACGGGCGACCAGGAATGGACCGAGGCTTAATAGCACTCGATTTACTCATGCGGTAAACCAGCTTGCTGGTTTTCGGTAACCCCGAAGACGTAGCACACGTCCGGGACCACCGTTCATTTATTTTTAACAAGAAGAAACGGCTTCACCGTCCTTAAAGGGAGGTAACTGTTTCTCGTTGAAATATAAGAAAGTATAGTTGAAACTTATCTTTCTTATATATTGAAATAAGCAGACCTCTTGGTCTGTCCCAAGCTGTCGAGACCTTCTCGGCAGCTTATTTTTATATGATGGATTGTGATATGAAGGACACTCCTAACACCGACCCAACAGCTCATTCCCCTGTACATAAGAGCAGCCACCTTGACCATACATTCAAAGTTATACTCAGCAAATACACCAAAGGTTCGACAAATAACTACACTAACTTGTGCAACATTCCAAACGACTGTCCCGTCTAAGAATGTAGATAACAAGACCTCAAACTCTCAAGTACGAACCCTACACATATAAATTGGAGGAATAACAAATGAAAAAAATGTACAAAGTGTTAGCAGCAACAACGATTCTAGCGATGGCAGCAATGCCTATAGCAGCGAGTGCACAAGAGGTTCCCCCCGCACCGATTCACGATGGACAAGGATCTATTCAAAATCAAGCTAAAGTTGTCCCTGGCACAATCGGTCAAATCACAGATTCTGTGAACGACAAAACAGGTAAATTCGTTACTGTAACAGGTCGTGGTCTTACTACAACTGATCAAAGCGAAAT
The nucleotide sequence above comes from Paenibacillus sp. IHBB 10380. Encoded proteins:
- a CDS encoding Crp/Fnr family transcriptional regulator → MINNISEITIFSDIPEDELQHITPLLKERHFKKNHILMFENDESEEVYLLRSGMVKIYRMYEGKEVVLSIMIAGDITGEVEALSSDNHRISSIEALENVSVWQMSKQDFLHIVDKYPSVLRNAYKILVERTRMLNRMIRYLTFYDVRGKVANLIMDLYYNFGTNNDNVYKIDLKINQSLLANMLGVTRESISKTLGDFQDEGLIDIRDKHFYLLDMDLLESICNETEEFPTLRKWYNS
- a CDS encoding NAD(P)H-dependent oxidoreductase, with the protein product MNKNIAIIIGHPNPKSYCNALATAYTKGATASGANIRTIDLGRINFEPNLKYGYQKRTELEPDLLAAQETIRWADHLVFVYPTWWGTMPAILKGFIDRVFLPGYAFKTKPNSVMIEKLLKGKTARLIVTMDSPPWYYRLALKRAGHHIMKRGILQFCGINPVRITEIGTVKTSSVEVREKWLRKIEALGSKGA
- a CDS encoding nucleotide excision repair endonuclease, with the protein product MINITIPTPDVTITKQENPELSHIYGFTDFHLIPRDMGGIFMFYNDNDELLFVGKARKLRPRIKKHFEDTVSVIKMNRDEVTKIDVCLIGDPVHREIYETYIVNELKAKYNVDKVLFK
- a CDS encoding AraC family transcriptional regulator, with the translated sequence MNSHGVSVSLLFPMMKTMAQSGYDWDAFCEYAAIDSKLLYNAEARITEDDFERIVKAAALYTEDELFGLHQGQRMNISDLGVLGYVMLHSKTIGKALSAYQKYNFIVCSGFNADIEVQGQDILISLFLNNSLTAPSRHCIEELTVSFYQTLLGLSCKAIPVKDVQFMHGQPPRIEEYVAVFGVVPQFNQNANTLRFSVEILDYPVLSADTRLLGIFEAIAEEVRTKLTQGSVLTGELYRWIIECMPTHFPTLQDASKHMRMSVRTLQARLKGENTSYNRLANEVRKELALRYLAKPEYTISEIAYLLHFSEPSAFQSAFRKWAGAAPGEYRQRVEVTNK
- the deoD gene encoding purine-nucleoside phosphorylase, yielding MSFHIEAKVGEIAESVLLPGDPLRAKYIAETFLEGVVCYNNVRGMLGFTGTYKGNRVSIQGTGMGMPSASIYIHELINDYGAKNLVRIGTCGAIQHDVKIRDVIIAQAAATNSAIIRNDFPGYDFPQIGNFDLIKTAHEAGTDKGLNLRVGNVLSSDIFYTDDKDTFTKLGQHGVLAVEMETAALYYLTNKFGVKGLGLLTVSDHILTGEQTTAQERQTTFNDMIEVALETVAK
- the udk gene encoding uridine kinase translates to MLIIGIAGGTGSGKTTVARSVIDRLGSGKVTFISQDNYYKDQSYLSMTERESINYDHPFAFDNELLIEHLKTLKEGHTAHAPVYDFTVHARSTVDTVELVPNHIVILEGLHVLSDEKLRNLLHIKVFVDTDPDVRILRRVLRDIEERGRTIQSIHQQYLKTVKPMHDAFIEPSKKYADLIIPEGGENEVGIQVLSILTEKYLTGDQEWTEA